The proteins below are encoded in one region of Bacteroides uniformis:
- a CDS encoding TonB-dependent receptor domain-containing protein translates to MRTKWTVLLWMLMISGLLAAQNTANTSFQVKGILLDSLTQEGEPYATIKIVKKEAPAKALKMLVTDMKGQFQEKVPGTGNFVMTITSVGRTPIVKDFSVKAGEKLVDFGTLYIVDASNELGQVEIVAQKPLVKADIDKIEYNVQDDPDAQSNSVLEMLRKVPLVTVDGEDNIQVNGSSSFKVYVNGKPNNMMSNNPTEVLKSMPANSIKHIEVITNPGPKYDAEGVGGILNIVTVGSGLEGYTATFSANVSNRGAGGGAFGTIKSGKLTVGARYNYNYNDQPRNYSSGSQHVTPEAVTENSSNLDYDGSNKGHGSFQSGSMEASYEIDTLRLVTMSFGLWGGGNKSNGSTDYIATFPENINAAPIYSYSAFNRSKSSWYSIDGGIDYQRLFKVKDRMLTFSYKINTRPQTSDSYTEYEIDNGYNPDWADYLNRLKNQHNDGEQNTTEHTFQADYTTPIGKLHTLEAGAKYILRNNSSEDDRFDADDTGKYEYNKDQSSHYKHLNDIIAAYLGYGLKVKRLSGRLGLRYEHTIQDVKYLVGRGEDFTKNFDDVVPSASIGYKLTDMSNLRLGYNMRIYRPGIWSLNPYLNDTDPSYISQGNPKLDSEKSHAFNLSYSNFTQKFNINISARYSFTNNSIENVTRLMPDTEIEGLKNPTGKDVLYSTYANIGKTRYASVNGYVNWNATPRTRIYMNMSGNYSYLEGSEGMRNDGWSLFAYGGAQQTLPHDWRISLNVFGQTPWIMLQGKGSSFFDYGLSVNKSFLDKRLTLSAFASNFFKKYMDQSSTTEGSGFIRESNYKYSRQRFGISVSYRIGELKASVKKAARTISNDDVKSGGSGSGGGGE, encoded by the coding sequence ATGAGAACAAAATGGACTGTGCTGCTATGGATGCTGATGATTTCGGGACTGCTTGCAGCGCAAAACACGGCAAACACTTCTTTCCAGGTTAAAGGAATTTTGCTCGACTCACTCACCCAGGAGGGTGAACCTTATGCTACCATTAAAATCGTGAAGAAAGAGGCCCCTGCAAAGGCGCTGAAAATGCTGGTAACGGACATGAAAGGCCAGTTCCAGGAGAAAGTACCCGGTACGGGCAACTTCGTGATGACCATCACTTCCGTGGGACGTACTCCCATCGTGAAGGACTTTTCTGTGAAGGCAGGGGAGAAGCTGGTGGACTTCGGCACGCTGTATATCGTAGATGCCTCCAATGAGCTGGGGCAGGTGGAAATAGTGGCACAGAAGCCTCTGGTGAAGGCAGATATCGACAAGATAGAGTACAATGTGCAGGATGACCCTGACGCCCAGTCGAACTCCGTGCTGGAAATGCTTCGCAAGGTACCGTTGGTAACGGTGGATGGCGAGGACAATATTCAGGTGAACGGGAGTAGCAGCTTTAAGGTATATGTCAACGGAAAGCCCAACAACATGATGAGCAACAACCCGACGGAAGTGCTGAAAAGTATGCCTGCAAACAGTATCAAGCATATTGAAGTGATAACCAATCCCGGCCCCAAGTATGACGCCGAGGGTGTGGGCGGTATTCTGAACATCGTCACCGTGGGCAGCGGACTCGAAGGCTATACGGCTACGTTCAGTGCCAACGTCAGCAACCGCGGTGCAGGCGGCGGGGCATTCGGTACCATAAAGAGCGGAAAGCTGACCGTCGGCGCCCGCTACAATTACAATTACAACGACCAGCCCCGCAACTACAGCAGTGGTAGCCAGCATGTGACACCGGAAGCTGTTACGGAGAATTCTTCCAATCTGGACTATGACGGCAGCAACAAGGGACACGGTTCTTTCCAGTCGGGCAGCATGGAGGCCAGCTACGAAATAGATACATTACGCCTGGTCACCATGTCTTTCGGACTTTGGGGCGGCGGGAACAAGAGTAACGGCTCTACGGACTACATCGCTACTTTTCCGGAGAACATAAACGCTGCTCCCATTTACAGCTACTCTGCCTTCAACCGCAGCAAGTCTTCCTGGTATTCCATCGACGGAGGTATCGACTACCAGCGTCTGTTCAAGGTCAAGGACCGCATGCTGACGTTCTCCTACAAGATAAACACCCGTCCGCAAACGTCGGATTCCTATACGGAATATGAAATAGACAATGGCTATAACCCCGATTGGGCAGACTATCTGAACCGTTTGAAGAACCAGCATAACGACGGTGAGCAGAATACCACGGAGCATACGTTCCAGGCCGACTATACCACGCCTATCGGCAAGCTGCATACATTGGAGGCAGGTGCCAAGTACATTCTGCGCAACAACTCCTCCGAAGACGACCGTTTTGATGCGGACGATACCGGAAAGTATGAATACAACAAGGACCAGAGCTCACACTACAAGCATTTGAACGATATTATCGCCGCCTATCTGGGATATGGACTGAAGGTGAAGAGACTTTCGGGCCGTTTGGGATTACGCTACGAGCATACCATCCAAGATGTGAAGTATCTGGTGGGCCGCGGTGAGGATTTCACAAAGAACTTCGACGACGTAGTGCCTTCCGCTTCTATCGGCTACAAGCTGACGGATATGTCCAATCTGCGTTTGGGGTACAACATGCGTATCTATCGTCCGGGAATCTGGTCTCTGAATCCTTATCTGAATGATACGGACCCCTCCTATATCAGCCAGGGTAATCCGAAGCTGGACAGTGAGAAGAGCCATGCTTTCAACTTGAGTTACAGTAACTTCACACAGAAGTTCAATATCAATATCTCGGCCCGCTACTCGTTTACCAACAACAGTATTGAGAATGTGACAAGGCTCATGCCCGATACGGAGATTGAGGGATTGAAGAACCCCACGGGCAAGGATGTGCTTTATTCTACCTATGCCAACATCGGCAAGACCCGTTATGCCAGTGTGAACGGTTACGTCAACTGGAATGCCACTCCACGTACACGTATCTACATGAACATGAGCGGCAATTACTCTTATCTGGAGGGCAGTGAAGGCATGCGTAACGATGGCTGGAGCCTCTTTGCCTACGGCGGTGCACAGCAGACGCTGCCCCATGACTGGCGCATCAGTCTGAATGTCTTCGGACAGACGCCGTGGATTATGCTGCAAGGTAAGGGCAGCAGCTTCTTTGATTATGGCTTGAGCGTCAACAAGTCCTTCTTGGACAAGCGCCTCACCTTGTCTGCCTTTGCCAGCAACTTCTTCAAGAAGTATATGGACCAAAGCTCCACCACCGAAGGCAGCGGTTTTATACGGGAAAGCAATTATAAGTACAGCCGCCAACGCTTTGGCATAAGCGTCAGCTACCGTATCGGTGAGTTGAAGGCAAGCGTGAAAAAGGCTGCGCGCACTATCAGCAATGATGATGTGAAGAGCGGTGGCAGTGGTTCCGGTGGCGGCGGTGAATAG
- a CDS encoding MgtC/SapB family protein yields MEKLYDYLPRELVTFLLVTVFSLLIGLSQRKISLKREGETTLFGTDRTFTFIGILGYLLYILDPTGYRLFMGGGAILGLLLGLNYYVKQSQYHVFGVTTIIIALITYCIAPIVATQPSWFYVMVIVTVLLFTELKHTFTELAQRMKNDEMITLAKFLAISGIILPMLPNENLIPGINLTPYSIWLATVVVSGISYLSYLLKRYVFHESGILVSGIVGGLYSSTATISVLARKSRKASVQDAPEYVAAMLLAVSMMFLRFLILIGIFSRETLLAIYPYLLIMSVVTAAVAWYLHSKRKRVDDGTQTTEDEDSSNPLEFKVALIFAMLFVVFTILTHYTLVYAGTGGLNLLSFISGFSDITPFILNLLQGTGSVAVLVITACSMQAIVSNIAVNMCYALFFAGGKSPLRPWILGGFGSVIAANICLLLFFYFL; encoded by the coding sequence ATGGAGAAACTTTACGACTACCTGCCAAGAGAACTGGTCACCTTCCTTTTGGTCACTGTATTCTCTTTACTCATCGGGCTTTCACAGCGTAAAATCAGCTTGAAGCGCGAAGGGGAAACTACGCTTTTCGGTACCGACCGCACCTTCACTTTTATAGGCATTCTGGGCTATCTGCTCTATATCCTCGACCCTACGGGCTATCGTCTGTTCATGGGAGGAGGAGCCATTCTGGGACTGCTGCTCGGACTGAACTATTATGTGAAGCAGTCACAGTACCATGTGTTCGGAGTAACCACCATCATTATTGCACTCATCACCTACTGCATTGCTCCCATTGTGGCCACGCAGCCGTCGTGGTTCTACGTCATGGTCATAGTGACCGTCCTGCTCTTCACCGAGCTGAAACACACCTTCACGGAACTGGCCCAGCGCATGAAGAACGACGAGATGATTACGCTTGCCAAGTTCCTTGCCATCAGCGGCATTATCCTGCCGATGCTGCCCAATGAGAACCTTATTCCCGGCATCAACCTGACGCCATACAGTATTTGGCTGGCCACGGTGGTTGTATCGGGCATTTCCTACCTTTCTTATCTGTTGAAGCGCTACGTCTTCCATGAGTCGGGCATTCTGGTTTCGGGCATCGTGGGAGGCTTGTACAGCAGCACGGCTACCATTTCCGTACTGGCGCGAAAGAGCCGTAAGGCTTCTGTGCAGGATGCTCCCGAATATGTGGCAGCCATGTTGTTGGCGGTCAGCATGATGTTCCTCCGTTTCTTGATATTGATAGGTATTTTCAGCCGGGAGACGCTACTGGCCATTTATCCCTACCTGCTGATAATGTCGGTGGTAACGGCAGCCGTGGCATGGTATCTGCATTCCAAGCGGAAACGGGTGGACGACGGCACGCAGACCACGGAGGACGAGGACAGCAGTAATCCGTTGGAGTTCAAGGTAGCGCTGATTTTTGCCATGCTGTTTGTGGTGTTCACTATCTTGACCCACTATACGCTGGTGTATGCCGGCACGGGTGGACTGAACTTGCTCTCTTTCATTTCGGGGTTCAGTGACATTACTCCTTTCATCCTGAACCTGCTTCAAGGAACGGGCAGTGTGGCGGTGCTGGTGATTACGGCTTGCAGCATGCAGGCTATTGTCAGCAATATAGCGGTAAACATGTGCTACGCGTTATTCTTTGCCGGTGGAAAAAGCCCTTTGCGGCCGTGGATATTGGGGGGATTCGGCTCTGTTATTGCCGCAAATATCTGTCTGTTACTTTTCTTCTATTTTCTCTAA
- a CDS encoding CYTH domain-containing protein, producing MPQEIERKFLVTGEYKPQAYAHSRIVQGYISSVRGRTVRVRIRDERGFLTIKGASNESGTSRYEWEKEIPLCEARELLKLCEPGVIDKTRYLVRSGQHVFEVDEFYGENEGLTVAEVELSSEDEPFVKPAFIGREVTGDVRYYNSQLMKHPFTTW from the coding sequence ATGCCGCAGGAGATAGAACGGAAATTCCTCGTGACGGGAGAATACAAGCCACAAGCGTATGCACACAGCCGTATCGTACAAGGATACATCAGCAGTGTACGTGGACGGACAGTACGGGTGCGCATCCGCGATGAACGGGGATTTCTCACCATCAAGGGTGCATCCAATGAATCGGGAACCAGCCGCTACGAGTGGGAAAAGGAAATTCCGCTGTGCGAAGCGCGGGAATTGCTGAAGCTGTGCGAACCGGGTGTCATCGACAAGACCCGTTACCTGGTGCGCAGCGGACAGCACGTCTTTGAGGTGGATGAATTCTATGGCGAGAATGAGGGACTGACTGTGGCCGAGGTGGAACTCTCCTCGGAAGACGAGCCTTTCGTGAAACCTGCATTCATCGGACGGGAGGTGACGGGAGATGTCCGCTACTATAACTCGCAACTGATGAAACACCCTTTCACCACATGGTAG
- the prfB gene encoding peptide chain release factor 2, translating into MITAEQLKDIKERTEALNRYLDIEGKKIQVEEEQLRTQAPGFWDDQKAAEAQMKKVKGLQQWISGYNEVKTLTDEVQLAFDFYKDELVTEEEVDDAYAKAITAVEALELKNMLREEADQMDCVLKINSGAGGTESQDWASMLMRMYLRYAETHGYKATIANLQEGDEAGIKTCTIEISGDYAYGYLKGENGVHRLVRVSPYNAQGKRMTSFASVFVTPLVDDTIEVNIEPARMSWDTFRSGGAGGQNVNKVESGVRLRYQYKDPYTGEEEEILIENTETRDQPKNRENALRLLRSMLYDKELQHRMAEQAKVEAGKKKIEWGSQIRSYVFDDRRVKDHRTNFQTSDVNGVMDGKIDGFIKAYLMEFAGSGE; encoded by the coding sequence ATGATTACCGCAGAACAACTGAAAGATATCAAAGAACGTACCGAGGCGTTGAACCGCTATCTGGACATTGAAGGAAAGAAGATACAGGTGGAAGAAGAGCAGCTCCGCACCCAGGCTCCCGGTTTCTGGGACGACCAGAAGGCTGCCGAGGCTCAGATGAAGAAAGTGAAAGGCTTGCAGCAATGGATTTCCGGCTACAATGAGGTAAAGACCTTGACTGACGAGGTACAACTGGCTTTCGACTTTTACAAAGACGAACTGGTGACTGAAGAGGAAGTGGACGATGCCTATGCCAAGGCAATCACTGCTGTCGAGGCCCTCGAACTCAAGAATATGCTTCGCGAGGAAGCCGATCAGATGGACTGTGTGCTGAAAATTAACTCTGGTGCCGGTGGTACGGAGAGCCAGGACTGGGCAAGCATGCTGATGCGTATGTATCTGCGCTATGCCGAGACTCACGGCTATAAGGCCACCATCGCCAACCTGCAGGAAGGAGACGAGGCAGGTATCAAGACTTGTACCATCGAGATTTCCGGTGATTATGCCTACGGCTACTTGAAAGGTGAGAACGGTGTACACCGCTTGGTGCGTGTTTCGCCCTACAATGCCCAGGGCAAGCGTATGACTTCTTTTGCATCCGTGTTTGTCACTCCCTTGGTAGATGATACCATCGAGGTGAACATCGAACCTGCCCGCATGTCATGGGATACCTTCCGAAGTGGTGGCGCCGGTGGACAGAACGTCAATAAGGTAGAGTCCGGTGTCCGTCTGCGCTATCAGTATAAGGATCCATATACGGGCGAAGAGGAAGAAATCCTGATTGAAAATACCGAGACACGAGACCAGCCCAAGAACCGCGAGAACGCTCTCCGTCTTCTCCGTTCCATGCTTTACGACAAGGAACTCCAACACCGCATGGCCGAGCAGGCAAAGGTGGAAGCCGGTAAGAAGAAAATCGAATGGGGTAGCCAGATTCGTAGCTACGTCTTCGACGACCGCCGCGTGAAGGACCACCGTACCAACTTCCAGACCAGTGATGTGAATGGTGTGATGGATGGAAAGATAGACGGCTTTATCAAAGCTTACCTGATGGAGTTTGCAGGAAGTGGCGAATAA
- a CDS encoding carbohydrate-binding family 9-like protein, with product MKGRFMIVRDYGSKLLLLLVFSMVGMVCCNAQSGKSLSVKKVMCTASPEGEAVPSLLDGNGIEFQPLDVVNWKDYPYKPEVSFRIAHTGREILLHYKVKEASVRAVASGDNGRVWEDACVEFFVSPEGDDRYYNFECNCAGRLLIQGGAVNERRPTASQEVLGMVKRWSSLAGEPFEERLGECSWELVMVIPVSAFFQHSVGSLDGKTMKGNFYKCGDKLQTPHFLSWSPIGLERPMFHCPAFFGTLSFE from the coding sequence ATGAAAGGACGTTTTATGATAGTGAGAGATTACGGGAGCAAACTCCTTCTGCTCTTGGTGTTTTCAATGGTAGGCATGGTTTGTTGCAATGCCCAGAGTGGAAAGAGCTTGTCCGTAAAGAAAGTAATGTGTACGGCTTCACCGGAAGGTGAGGCTGTGCCGTCCTTGCTGGACGGGAACGGGATAGAGTTTCAGCCCCTTGATGTGGTCAACTGGAAAGATTATCCCTACAAGCCGGAAGTGAGTTTCCGCATAGCCCATACGGGGCGCGAAATCCTGCTTCACTACAAAGTGAAGGAAGCCAGTGTGCGTGCAGTGGCCTCCGGAGACAATGGCCGGGTATGGGAAGATGCTTGTGTGGAATTCTTCGTATCTCCCGAAGGTGACGACCGCTATTACAATTTCGAATGTAACTGCGCCGGCAGGCTGCTGATTCAGGGAGGTGCAGTCAATGAGCGCCGTCCTACGGCGAGTCAGGAGGTGCTGGGCATGGTGAAACGTTGGAGCTCGTTGGCCGGCGAACCTTTCGAGGAACGTTTGGGCGAGTGCAGCTGGGAACTGGTCATGGTTATTCCCGTTTCCGCTTTCTTCCAGCATTCCGTCGGTTCTCTGGACGGAAAAACAATGAAAGGGAATTTCTACAAGTGTGGTGACAAACTCCAGACTCCCCACTTCCTTTCTTGGAGTCCTATCGGGCTGGAACGCCCCATGTTCCACTGTCCGGCCTTTTTCGGCACCTTGTCTTTTGAATAA
- a CDS encoding family 10 glycosylhydrolase has product MKKSFLPAFLLLFLALGMFSCQQGAKETTKEYPMFWTWLDYRPGMNFDSICQVMNDIGMDGIMLNAPTPDDYRAAIPVAHKHGIEVYAWLWTMNLEHDRDKILKEHPEWFSVNRNGKSLADTTAYVGYYKFLCPALPEVREFIKEKIKAYCEVEGLNGIAIDYHRFVDVVLPTTLWPHYGIVQDREYAAWDYGYHPEMLRLFKEQYGYDPREQEDPSLDVKWRQFRCDQITEVANMIAEVVHSYGKTMAASPFPTPKMASRMVRQDWGKWNLDIVFPMVYHTFYTGDASFISDCTVENVRDKNDMTTLYCGMTATDGPMMFECMDAALNNGAQGIAVFTIHGLRSPEVKRQFKAYTDSVRAVRAANGGVIKATHPEVADPDPFKHEGIMKLMQERMQQIIAKAAGKEEPAPLALGEYKEVDSYDATRCYQVVDENSKTTFDVTFYLYGDVVSGWDVAVADKASTNKK; this is encoded by the coding sequence ATGAAAAAGAGCTTTTTACCTGCATTCTTGCTGCTGTTCCTTGCGCTGGGCATGTTCTCGTGCCAGCAGGGAGCTAAGGAAACAACCAAGGAATATCCCATGTTCTGGACGTGGCTGGACTATCGTCCCGGCATGAACTTCGACTCCATCTGCCAAGTGATGAACGACATCGGCATGGATGGAATTATGCTGAATGCGCCGACTCCCGACGATTACCGGGCTGCCATACCGGTTGCCCATAAACACGGAATCGAAGTGTATGCCTGGTTATGGACCATGAATCTGGAACACGACCGTGACAAGATATTGAAGGAGCATCCCGAATGGTTCAGCGTGAATCGTAACGGCAAGAGCCTGGCAGACACTACCGCCTATGTAGGCTATTACAAGTTTCTCTGCCCGGCATTGCCCGAAGTCCGCGAGTTCATCAAGGAAAAAATCAAGGCCTACTGCGAAGTGGAAGGCTTGAATGGCATTGCCATCGACTATCATCGTTTTGTGGATGTGGTGCTTCCCACCACCTTGTGGCCCCATTATGGCATTGTGCAGGACCGTGAATACGCTGCGTGGGATTACGGTTACCATCCGGAAATGCTCAGGTTGTTCAAGGAGCAGTACGGTTATGACCCCCGCGAGCAGGAAGACCCTTCCCTCGATGTGAAGTGGCGCCAGTTCCGTTGCGACCAGATAACCGAAGTGGCCAATATGATTGCCGAAGTGGTGCACTCCTACGGCAAGACAATGGCTGCCTCCCCGTTCCCCACCCCGAAGATGGCTTCACGCATGGTGCGCCAGGACTGGGGCAAATGGAATCTCGACATCGTGTTCCCGATGGTTTACCATACCTTCTATACGGGCGATGCCAGCTTCATTTCCGACTGTACGGTTGAGAATGTACGCGACAAGAACGATATGACTACACTGTACTGCGGCATGACCGCCACCGACGGCCCGATGATGTTCGAATGCATGGATGCCGCTCTCAACAACGGCGCCCAGGGAATTGCCGTATTTACCATTCATGGACTGCGTTCTCCGGAGGTGAAGAGGCAGTTCAAGGCTTATACGGACAGTGTCAGAGCCGTGCGTGCCGCCAATGGCGGGGTGATAAAGGCTACCCATCCCGAAGTGGCGGATCCCGACCCCTTCAAGCATGAAGGCATTATGAAGCTGATGCAGGAACGCATGCAGCAAATCATAGCCAAGGCTGCCGGCAAGGAAGAGCCGGCTCCGCTGGCATTGGGCGAGTACAAGGAGGTGGATTCCTATGACGCGACACGCTGCTACCAAGTGGTGGATGAGAATAGCAAGACTACTTTTGACGTGACATTCTATCTTTACGGCGACGTTGTTTCCGGTTGGGATGTAGCAGTAGCAGACAAGGCTTCTACTAATAAGAAATGA